AGGCGTCGGTATAGGTTGTGGCTTCATCGTTCAGATGCGTGGCGGCAGTGAAGACCCCGGACTGTCCCAGCGAAGTGCCGTTCAGACTAGTGTTATAAGCCGCTGCATACACGAAGGGTTTGAAGATCGATCCGGTCGGCCGCTTAGCCATCGCATGATTTAGCTGCGAGGTGCTATAGTTGCGTCCGCCAACGAGGGCCAGAATCTGCCCGGTATGCGGATTTAGCGCAACCAGGGCTACCTGTGGATATGTTATCGGCGTCGTGCTCTTAGCGTGCAGCTTGTGAAGAATCTCATCGACGTTCTTCATGCCGATATCGACGGCTTCGGATGCAGCACGCTGAAGGTCGGGATCGAGCGAGGTGTAGATGCGAAGATTCTGATGTGCGACATCCTGATCGCTGATGCGCTTGACCAGCTGTTCGTGCACCAGGTCAACGAAGTAAGGCGCCTGGCTGGCTTCAACGTTCGGTGGAACAAGATGAAGAGGTTCTGCTTTAGCTCGGGTTGCTTCAGAAGAGGAGATTGCTCCTGTCTCTACCATCGAATCAAGTACAACATTGCGACGCTCGATTGCGCGTTGAGGGTGTCGATAAGGATTTCGATAGCTAGGATTCTGGAGCAGGCCCGCGAGCAACGCGCACTCTGCGGTATCAAGCTGGCTGAGATTCTTACCGAAGAACGCATGAGCTGCTTCGCCAAAGCCGTTGATTTCGTAGCTGCCCAGATGACCCAGGTTCATCTGGTTGGCATACATCTCGAAGATCTGCTGCTTGGAGAAGCGTGACTCAAGCTGAAGCGTGATCATGATCTCGATCATTTTCCGCTTGAGGTGTTTTTCGGGGGAAAGGAAGAAGCCACGCGCGAGCTGCATCGTGAGCGTAGAACCACCACAGCGCTTACGCCCGCTTACGATATCTTCGATGCCACACCGAGCAATGCGTAAAAAATTGATGCCGTTATGTTCGAAGAAGTTGCGATCTTCGATCGAGGTTACGGCCTGGACCATACGAGGAGGGATGTCTTTATAGGTGATCAGAAGACGCTTTGTGCGGCTGTTGTCTTCTGAGAGGGCCGTGATGAGCTGCGGCTCCAGCTCATATGCACTTAGCGGAGCTCCGTTTTCGGCAGTGATCTTCTGGACGACTCCGTTCTGCGTCGTGATGGTTGCGCCGTCTGTGGTGTGATAGCTCTGCGGCCCGGGCTTGATAAAAATGCTGTCGCCGTTGAGCTGAAATGTTCCAAGTTGCGAGTTGCTGTTATATCCCGCTCTCCGAAGATCGGTGGCAATCGTCGATACTGAAAGCTTTTGGCCGTCACGTACTTCGCGGGGCGCAGCGTAAATCTGTGAGACGTTTGCAAACAGCGGTCCTTTGGCCAACCGTTCGTCTACCACGCGTTCATATTTAAAGTAATAGTAGCCAAGCGTCGCCAAGCCGATGGCGATACACCCCAGAACTGCAATTGCCAGGTATCGCACGAATCGGTTGTCCAAGTGGAGTCTTTCCACGAGGTTCTTCGGAGAGTTGGTTTTATTGCTGCCGTATTTGAGTTTGACTGGCAAAGGGCTCTTTCTTCTTTAAGACGCTTTGACGGTATCAGGAAGCAAAGGTTGTAAGGAGGCTGTTACCTGATCGGCTACTGCCGAGGCAACCTGTTCCAGTGCAATTTCTTGCGTATGACGGTTCAGCCGATCAACGAATTCCACTTTTCCTTCTGTAACCCCGCGTCCAACGTTGATCCGGTAGGGAATACCAATCAGATCGGCATCCTTGAACTTCACTCCGGCACGTTCGTCGCGGTCGTCGAGTAGAACATCCAAGCCTGCCTTGGTCAGGTCAGCGGCGATCTTTTCGCCAGCAGCTAGCAGGGAAGCATCGGAGGTGTTGGTGATGGTCACTACCACCTGAAAGGGGGCAATTGCCGGGTGCAAAGCAAATGCCGAACCATCATTGGCTGCTGCTGAACCTTCGATCGCTGCGGTCAGGATACGTTCAATGCCGATGCCGTAACATCCCATAATCGGCGTTGCTTCTTTGCCATCGCGGTTAAGCACCCTGGCTCCCATCGCGTCGGTGTAGCGGCGCCCGAGTTTGAAGATATGGCCGATCTCGACCGCCTTGCCGATCCGAAGAGGAGAGCCGTCGATAGGATCTCCCTCGCCTTCGACCACGCTGCGCACGTCGGCGATCAGGGTCGGTTTGAAGTCACGTGTCGGAGTGACGTTGCGGAGGTGGTATTCCTCTTTGTTTGCTCCGGCGATCAGGTTGGTGCGGCCTTCCAGCGCTTTGTCGAGAATAATGAGCGTTCCCGGCTTCTTCGGATGCGGCGCTGCTTCGACTCCGATCGGCCCCAGATAGCCAGCCGGAGCTTTGAATACCTCAACGATCTCTTCTGCGGTCATCGGACGAATCTCTCCGCCTGCAAGCGCAGCCAGCTTTGTCTCGTTGAGGGAATGATCGCCGCGAAGAAAGACCACTACCGGACGGAATTTGCCCAATTTGGCATGATCCGCCTCTGATAGGGCAGCCATG
This portion of the Edaphobacter sp. 4G125 genome encodes:
- a CDS encoding transglycosylase domain-containing protein; translation: MDNRFVRYLAIAVLGCIAIGLATLGYYYFKYERVVDERLAKGPLFANVSQIYAAPREVRDGQKLSVSTIATDLRRAGYNSNSQLGTFQLNGDSIFIKPGPQSYHTTDGATITTQNGVVQKITAENGAPLSAYELEPQLITALSEDNSRTKRLLITYKDIPPRMVQAVTSIEDRNFFEHNGINFLRIARCGIEDIVSGRKRCGGSTLTMQLARGFFLSPEKHLKRKMIEIMITLQLESRFSKQQIFEMYANQMNLGHLGSYEINGFGEAAHAFFGKNLSQLDTAECALLAGLLQNPSYRNPYRHPQRAIERRNVVLDSMVETGAISSSEATRAKAEPLHLVPPNVEASQAPYFVDLVHEQLVKRISDQDVAHQNLRIYTSLDPDLQRAASEAVDIGMKNVDEILHKLHAKSTTPITYPQVALVALNPHTGQILALVGGRNYSTSQLNHAMAKRPTGSIFKPFVYAAAYNTSLNGTSLGQSGVFTAATHLNDEATTYTDASGRTYTPRNLISGYKGDVIAAYALAHSLNAATIQLAQMVGFDNVAALARASGITSARGTPSVAIGTYNATPIDMAGAYSVFANGGVHLTPWMLASVRNANGDIVADYSPEAKQVMDPRAAFLTQSLMEGVMNYGTAAGVRARGFSAPAAGKTGTSHDAWFAGYTSNLICIVWVGNDDYTTLPTQLEGARAAAPIWAEFMKRAIQLPQYSDVKPFSPPDGITIVKIDRDSGLLADPACPDRTMNVAFLDGTAPTGSCSQMNENPQNFFQKLFGFGSHPAQVSPQAPAATNPHPPATPQHPVPANPVTVPIAPPQQEQQPEQPKKKRNIFQKIFGGGGDKKQPSEPQ
- a CDS encoding proline--tRNA ligase gives rise to the protein MHRWSQLFIPTLREAPADAEVASHKLLLRAGYIRQLGAGIYSYLLLGNRSINKIVAIVREEMDKIGQEFLLPALNPREIWEESGRWQVMGENMFRLKDRKGADLCLGMTHEEVMTSIARNELRSYKQLPQIWYQIQTKFRDEPRPKSGLLRVRQFIMKDSYSFDIDEAGLDESYRKHDAAYRAIFTRCGLEFVSVEADSGAMGGSASQEFMVYTDAGEDLIASSASGYAANIEKATSRLEAVEDLAPTGDGQPELVHTPGQRTIEEVGGFLKVQPQHQIKTMAYMAALSEADHAKLGKFRPVVVFLRGDHSLNETKLAALAGGEIRPMTAEEIVEVFKAPAGYLGPIGVEAAPHPKKPGTLIILDKALEGRTNLIAGANKEEYHLRNVTPTRDFKPTLIADVRSVVEGEGDPIDGSPLRIGKAVEIGHIFKLGRRYTDAMGARVLNRDGKEATPIMGCYGIGIERILTAAIEGSAAANDGSAFALHPAIAPFQVVVTITNTSDASLLAAGEKIAADLTKAGLDVLLDDRDERAGVKFKDADLIGIPYRINVGRGVTEGKVEFVDRLNRHTQEIALEQVASAVADQVTASLQPLLPDTVKAS